The Diospyros lotus cultivar Yz01 chromosome 11, ASM1463336v1, whole genome shotgun sequence region AAACAAGGCAACAAAGAGACTTTTTTACAATATGTGGACAAGTTTTGCATTGCAACTCTAGAAATAAGAGACTTGCAAGTCAGAATAACAGTGACAATCAAGTTTCAAGGAATTAGGTCCACTTCTTTATAGAAATCTTTGGCCTTAGACCAGTTAACTACCCTGATAGACTTGTTTGTTGGAGCCAACAAATACATTTTATAAGCTGAAGTAATGTAAATAATCTGAAAAAGGGAAGAAATAGactggaaaagaaaagaaaaagactcCGATTGAGAGATAAGACAGAGGGAAGAGAAGGCCAAATGACACTCTCCGATTCCAATTTATAGAATATACTATGCTCACATGGTCACGCTCCAATATCCTAGCAGCCGTCAAAGAAACGAGCCTCATTAAATTCCCCAAGAAGGCTGACAAGTCTATGGGGAGGAAAATGGATGCCTTCTGCCAATTCCATAGTACTCAAGGCCACTTTATTGATAAATGCCAAAACTTGAAGAATTAGATAGAGACATTAGTCATGGACGGGGAACTGGTAGACTTTGTGGACATGAGAGTCAAGGGGAAAGAACATACTAATTCCCATGAAGGCTAGAGGCATAATTTAAGGCGAAAAGAGCGATAAAGGAACAAAAGGTTCTCTTGATAGATCCGAGAAACTTATTTCATTTCTCGAAGGTCAAAAGCTCACAAAGGAATTCAGACTCCATACGCTTGCCACAAGAAAGTATCATAGGCGGgattaaatgtatatatgtcaTTCAATGATGCATGAATAAAATAACTTTCATCTTGTGGTAGTTCCTTTTTGTGCATTTTGTTCTTTAGGACAATGAATGCATTGAAAATGGGAAGAAACTTTTGTAGACAAATGAAACCTAGAATTGAAGTATGAAGGCGTAAGAACAGTTTACAAATGAACCCTAGAATCAAAGCAAAAAGATTCATAAAATTGAAGCGGAAGGTGCAAGAATGATTCAAAAATCGAAGTGCGAAAGTGCAAGAATGGTTCAAAAATCAAAGTGCGAAGATGCAAGAAcgattaaaaaatcaaaatgcgAAGGTGCGTGAAAGTCTAAAAAATGAAGGTGAGAGAACAATTCAAAAAACCAAAGCACAAAGGCACTAGAACTATCCAAAAACTAAACACACATGATGGCACAAGAACGGTTTAAGAAATCAAAACACAAGAATCGCTAGAATGATGAAAGAAAACCTAGCATCAAGGGTGCAAAATGCATAAGATCAAATTATGGGTCAAAAACATTAAAAGCACAAAAATGATCTAGGACAACCCAGAATCAAAGGCGATATATGCACAAAAACGATCAAGCATAACCTAAAGTCAAAAGGCACAAAATACATGAGATTGGATTAAAATCGAAAATACAAAAGCACAAGTTCATCGTCAACAAAGAACTAAAGAGTAGGAGAGCAAGCATAACTCTTGTCCCACTTTTATAAAGGATTGGGGAGTGGGTGCAACACCATCCTTCTATCAAAAGCAAAGTATAAGtgaaaaacaaacacaaaccaAGGATCATCGTCTGATAAAAAAAGGAGTTAGAAGCACCGACAGATTACAAGAAGGACCATTAAGCTGGTGTTCTCTTTGCatttcagtttttagttttgaatttattttcagttttgtgttttaagtgtttgttttgagattattaaaaacacattctttttgtcattctgaaaaattatttcttaaaatagaaaattgaaaaactcgtttattttgaaatttggaaaaaaattattttataatattttattcaataaatttgattcaaagtaaattataaacatttattaataaattataaatttaattcaaaagatttaaaatataatataagagatAACTCATAATCTAACCATATATAATgcattaaaattacaaaatgctttataaaataatttttaatttgacttaACTATTAATtccatgataaatttatttttaccaacAAATTGAAATCTaacattaattttgagatttaaattaccacaacataaacattaaaaatatatataaatcataaaataacaaaatattgatttatCATAAACATAATCTAAAATCTTAGAAATatcattgaaaagaaaaatcaataaaaaaaatatattatatattcaatttgggCGTAGAGGGCGGTGGTAGATTTGGGCGTGGCAGAAAGAAGAAATGGTAGAAGGAAGAAATCCTCAACTCTCAACCCTTAACCCTAAAGAAGGAAGAAATCCCTAACTCTCAACCTTGAAGATGAGGAGTCATAAAAGGAAGAAATGACAAAAGGAAGAAATGACCGACTGTGGTGGGCATGATGGCGGATTTGGGTGTGGAGGGCAGTGGCAGGCGTGGATGGCAATGGCGGTGCGAGGATGGAGGTGGCGTGAGTAGAGGGTGATGGTGGGCATGGATAGTGGTAGCAATCGAGcttgaagagaaaagaagagagtaTGAAGTGAAGGAagtgtttttcatgttttggattcAAAGCCtctgttttggctgaaaacaaccaaaatgtgaTTTTAGCATTTTGGGTTTgttgtacaatttttttttttggtgttttgaaaaatacatttttgaaaatgggtaAGGAAACGcgttttgaatgttttgaaaaactgaaaatagaaaacgagttaaaaacaacaaaaagaaataggCCCTAAGATGTTCAAGTGTTACTTGTGTCAATGGATGAAGGATTCGACCCGAACACACGTGGATGATAAGATTCCTATGAGCCATCACAACATTTAGACATAAACTAACGCCTCGTCAAAGCCAAAAGATATGGGAACAACAATGCAATTCTTCCCAACACGAAGTCTTATAACAAATTAGTCCACACAAGGGATTAAGGAGCGACGATGCAATCTTCCTCAATGGAAAGTCCTATGACGGAACTAATCTTCCACAAAAGACTAGGGAGCCATATTGCATAACATCCCTATTCCATCCTAGCTTCAACTACATCATCAccttaatgtaattaatttggtGATCTACCCAGGACCAAAAGATGAGTGACGCTTCACCTAACCTCCATTCATCTTTAACGGATGGGCCCTAAGAGCTCCTTCCTAAAAGTCCACTAGGGCAATTGGATATAGTTAACTAAACCTGGATTCCATGTGGTGGACGGGTTCGAGAACAACAGCACATGGAGGACCAAGTGTGATCTTTTAACTCTGCCCCAATCAGCACGCTTATCATAATTTCAAAATCCTTGTCACTTCCTAGTTCGAGCATGGCTTTCCCCTATATGTATTCTAGAACCAAGGTATGGAATTATCAAACACCATCCTTCCATCTTAGCCCCAACCTATGTGGTTGGTAGATCTGAGGAGAACATGTATAGATCACAAATTACAAAAGCTTATTGAAGCGGGGAATGCGCGAGAGTGGTCTAAGGCTCATTATCTAAGAAACCAAAGCACAAAAGTATAGAAGCGTAAGACGAGCAAGAATGACCTTGCAGCTTTAAATGCTTAATGTAAGAGAAGTAAAGATATACCACAACACAGTCTACTCTCCCATCCAAGAAACTTGAATGAAAGAGTGGGGAGTAATTGATATGTCATGAGAAaaagtattgaaaaataaattaataaacgGATCAACATAGCTTAACTGAGATCCTAGCAACAGAGGGCCACAGGAGATTTGCGATAAATGGCCAATACGGCCCACAGGCTAGCAAAAAAGACTACGGAGGGCCCTGGGAAAAGTAACCCCGCAGCTTAGCTACACAATCGTATGCTACACGGGCAAGCCCAGCATGCGCGTGGGCAGGCCCTGCAGTCCAGGGCATAATCGCATGGGCAAGCCCCATGGCCTTACCATGGGGTTGTAGGGGGCTGCCTCGCGCAGATCCAGCCGCATAGTCGTAGATGTGTCCCCCTACGACCTTGCCATGCAGCTGCAGCTAGGCTTACAGAGGCCAGGACCATTGTGCCTCGGTTGCAGCCCCGAGGCGGCAGCACTACCAAAACATTTCCCCGAATACCAGGGGGTCCCACACAACGTGCAAAATAAGATAACTCCGACATCCAAAAATTCCTCCGAATATTctaataaaaagataaacaattatctataaagaattttaattttaaaaaagattatgaaatatgaggataaatatcatctataagaaTCTGAATCCtaacaaaattctaaaaagtCAAGATAGATATTATCTATAAACATCTTAATCATAGACTATTTTTGATTACTTTATgttcatctataaataggcaagcaCTCATTCTAGAAAATGTACGTCTCTTATACTGGTGTTAATTATGCTCTATAATTTTTAGCAATTTCAGTGTTTAACTTGAGCATTGAAGTGTTTGCACGGGGACCATTCTACACCCTCTAACTATTGTTTTCCTTGCAAACTCAGACGGGCAGATGATGACATTtcttgttaaataaatttattattatatcacgGCAACAATATTTTCGAACACTTGTTAAagtacatttaatatattttattttgagtattaaacatttttattagttagtagtaaatatattatattttaacatatCTATCaactaatagaaataaaatatatttaatatcacTTCAGAACTAATTAAACAGCACAGATGGATATGTCAATAATAATCCAGAATTGTATATCTCCCcacaattacatatatataaatatagatagaataataagaataatcCAGTGACTACTTAAGTAATCTAGTCTAGTCTACTCCATGAGAAGGCAAATTGTTCTGCAACTTATCAATCGATCCCTCCATTTTAGGGGGCCTCCTCTGGCAATCCACGTCCACCACCACTTCATCACCATCGCAGCAGCAAGCCTTGTACTCCTTGAAGCTGGCCATCCTCCCCAGCTCTTCCACTTCCTCTATTACCAGATCCAGCCTCGCCACCGTCTCCACCAGCAACGACGCAAACGCCGCGAACGGCAGCGCCTCCGAAAACTCCAGGCTCATCGTTATCATCGCTATCTTGCTCAGCGTCGGCCTCAGCACCTGttcaacatatatttatatataatccaaatttaaaagCAAATTATATCTTTGATTTTAGTTTGTAATTAGCATTtataaatgaatattaattattCAGATGAATTTCTCTCTGTCTGAACGGGGACTTGAAAGACAATTTTGCACTTGCATTCAGAATCACAATGAGCGTGAATGCAAGGGTGAAATTGCCTTTTTCCATTAGAAATTCATACACACCTTCCTCTCGGCCTCCTTGGATCTTTCAGAAACCCTAGTTTTGGAGGTCTTCCACTCCATCAGGGCCGACGAGTCGGTTTTTACGCTGGATAGGGAGACTCCGGCTGAGGCTTTTTCCGGCTTCTGACGAGCGGTGGAAGCGGCGAGGGCCAGCATGTTGTTGGTGGCCTTGTTGGTGTTTGGGCCGAGGAAGAGGCGGGGCTGGGACTTGAGGGCGGTGTTGAGGTCTTGGAGTGCTTCGTGGAGGTGGTCGGAGAGGATCTCCGGCGAGCAATGGCGGCGCATCCGGAGGCTGTGGGCGATCTCCTTTAGTGCCTTGGATACTTCTGCTGCCAGCCGGATGCATGGATCTTTGAAAAGAGCGCGAACTGTTCTTGGTGTCTGCTCGTTcaagaatattaataaatatgaaTTGAAGTTGTGAAAAGTATATGATGATAAAAGATACAGTTATCTGAGAAGCAAAAACAGAATTAAGGGAGTGACCTGAATCTCAGTCTGCAAACAGCCGTGAAGAGCGACAAGAGTGTAGCCGAAATGGCGAAGAGCGCCGCCCAGTTTGACGTACTGCTGCCATGGAAACCGGCAGTGCCTCGAGTGCCTTGGCTCCCAGCTTGCATGCAGTGCctgcatcaaattaattaagatgaattaattaattaattaattaatgaaacacagcgaataattaattattgtataattttcgCTGCAGTGAAGAACAcaagcatgcatgcatgcaggtGCAGCGCATacattattactattattatgtACTATTTAGGAagtcatataattaataaataaataaacaattaccaGAGTCTCGTCGGAAGATTTGGAGTCGAGAACGGCCTTGTAACCCATGTAAATGGGATCTTCTGTGGATTCGTCCTCGTCTAATTTCTTGGCTTCTGTCTCCTCCTCTTTAAAGTACTCATTCACACAAGCTGCcaagtttttgaataaatatttcatttcgttaacaattaattaattaattattatgtccTCCGTTTAATcaattagttttatatatacacgcataaacatatatatatatatatatgcaattaaTGTGTGTGGCTCATCTTCTTACTTGGTTTgtgaagaaattaattaattatatattaagcaATGAGCAGGCCCATCAccttaaataatataaataattatttactaaaACAAGAATTACTAtctaaaatcttaaataataggaaactttttcaaatcaaaatctTAATCTTTTATCATAAAGTTACTAAAACAAGAATTACTAGCTAAAtaattactctctctctcttcgttcAATCTCGCTAATTTCAGAAACTGGTAATTTAAATACTTTTCAAGggctttttatttttccatatgATCGAGTCATTAGTACTACTAATTAGTTTTCATAATTAATACTGATATATATGTTGCAGGTGAccgtatatatataaagaagcaTGATTCTTTTTCTTAAAAGTTGTCAGCCGAAATGGAGGTTAATTAATTGGATGAAATGATCATTTCACCCACAAAATCTGCCAAAATATCAGCACTCGATCGTATTGTAAAACTGTgggtatatatatgtacatacctTCAATGGACCTGGCTAATCCTTCAAGCTTGAAAACAGTGGAGTTATGGAGGTCTTCTCCGGACCAGTTGGGAAAAAACAGTAGACTCATCAACAGGCAGATGCTACACCCAACGGCGATGGTGTAAACCCGCTCATGAGCTATATGCAGCACATTCTCCACCCGGTAGCTCGACACCGTTATCAAATTGAATGTCAGCAGAAATATCACTACTCCATAGTCGTAATTCTTCTTAATGTATGGGAAAAACCTCGTATATGTCGATGCAGTTCCtgccatatatatatggtttaaacaaatcaataatatataataataataataataataataatacttaaGCTAAGAGTCTTacgtatttgtatttgtatttttacgAAGCTTTCTTATTCTATATAACTAAACAAACTTAACATTGAAACGAACAAGTTACTGTCGAGGTTAAACCTTACCAATGAAGAAAACTGCGGCGCCGATGAATATGGCTTGGAAAACGCGGCCGGTTTTTTGCGCAATGTACTCGATTAGAAGCGCTAGTGATCCGGCCAGCAGTGTTCCGAGCCCCCGATTCAATCCTTTGCATAAGGTCGCTCCTGCCATTTGATTATATGAACAGgcgataaatttttaattgtctctTAATTTCATTTGGACGATATCCAATG contains the following coding sequences:
- the LOC127813372 gene encoding aluminum-activated malate transporter 12-like; this translates as MGAGKDKAEAGENLHIRISPEKMRRLPCLAWEKISKAGREDPRRVIHSLKVGLSLTLVSLLYLVEPLYRGIGQNAIWAVMTVVVVLEFTAGATLCKGLNRGLGTLLAGSLALLIEYIAQKTGRVFQAIFIGAAVFFIGTASTYTRFFPYIKKNYDYGVVIFLLTFNLITVSSYRVENVLHIAHERVYTIAVGCSICLLMSLLFFPNWSGEDLHNSTVFKLEGLARSIEACVNEYFKEEETEAKKLDEDESTEDPIYMGYKAVLDSKSSDETLALHASWEPRHSRHCRFPWQQYVKLGGALRHFGYTLVALHGCLQTEIQTPRTVRALFKDPCIRLAAEVSKALKEIAHSLRMRRHCSPEILSDHLHEALQDLNTALKSQPRLFLGPNTNKATNNMLALAASTARQKPEKASAGVSLSSVKTDSSALMEWKTSKTRVSERSKEAERKVLRPTLSKIAMITMSLEFSEALPFAAFASLLVETVARLDLVIEEVEELGRMASFKEYKACCCDGDEVVVDVDCQRRPPKMEGSIDKLQNNLPSHGVD